From a region of the Pseudomonadota bacterium genome:
- a CDS encoding DUF6290 family protein yields the protein MSTLSLRLPESIHRHIKEVAKTEGVSINQFISSAVSEKISALMTEDYLKGRAKRAKKDDLGKILSKTPNRKPLPGDEL from the coding sequence ATGAGTACTTTAAGCCTGCGATTACCCGAATCAATTCATCGGCATATCAAAGAGGTTGCCAAAACGGAAGGTGTTTCTATTAATCAATTTATATCATCTGCTGTGTCAGAAAAAATCTCTGCGTTGATGACAGAAGACTATTTAAAGGGCAGAGCAAAAAGGGCGAAAAAGGATGATTTAGGAAAAATACTGTCCAAGACTCCTAACCGTAAACCATTACCCGGTGATGAACTATGA